In Deltaproteobacteria bacterium, a single window of DNA contains:
- the lipB gene encoding lipoyl(octanoyl) transferase LipB: NNVLAPGDVEVVPIERGGDATYHGPGQLVAYPIVLLRDGERDLHRFLRNLEEAMIRTCGDFGLDAGRVAGRTGVWIGPRKIASIGIACRRWVTFHGLALNVTTDLSYFRRINPCGFDAAVMTSMAAELGRPVAMAEVKRALVAHLGDTLGRAFA; this comes from the coding sequence AACAACGTGCTCGCCCCCGGCGACGTCGAGGTCGTCCCGATCGAGCGCGGCGGCGACGCGACGTACCACGGCCCCGGCCAGCTCGTCGCATACCCGATCGTGCTGTTGCGCGACGGCGAGCGCGACCTGCACCGTTTTTTGCGCAACCTCGAGGAGGCGATGATCCGCACGTGCGGCGACTTCGGCCTGGACGCCGGGCGCGTCGCCGGCAGGACCGGCGTGTGGATCGGCCCGCGCAAAATCGCGTCGATCGGTATCGCGTGCCGGCGGTGGGTGACGTTTCACGGACTGGCCCTGAACGTCACGACCGACCTGTCCTACTTTCGCCGGATCAATCCGTGCGGGTTCGACGCGGCGGTGATGACGAGCATGGCCGCCGAACTCGGCCGCCCCGTGGCCATGGCCGAGGTCAAGCGCGCGCTCGTCGCGCACCTCGGCGACACCCTTGGCCGGGCGTTCGCGTAG